ctcccaggtgctgggattaaaggcctgtgccgccaccaccagtagctgtgtgtatgtgtgcttcttGTTTAAAGTTTTTATAACCACCTATAAGGCAGGCACAATCTTATGTTacacatgaggaaactgaggtacagTTAAGTTTCTTGCCCAAGACCTGGAGAGTTGGCTCTGCACTGAAGAGCCTTTGTTCTTGAAGagcacctgggtttgattcccagcacccacatggtgcctcacggCCATCTATACCTCCAGTCCCGAGACATCTGCTCTGCTCTTCGGACTTCTGCAAAAACCAGGCACACATACAAGTGCAGGAAAAACACTCCCTGCACAtaagacaataaaagaaaaatgttgcttGCCCAAGGCCGCGTAGCTAGAGGTGATAACTTCGCACCTAGACAGTATGTAGGCCTCCACTGCCCCCCAGATAGAACTAGGAAAGTCAAGCCTCTATTAGCCTTAACAGCACCAGTAGTGATTAAACGGCCCGCAGTCAGGTTGGTCCAAGCCGACTGGCAGCCGCTACCGCCAGCCTGCACCTGATGAGGTGTGGTCACTGCAGCTTTAATCCTAAACCAAGCGCCTTTCTACCGCTGCTTCCAAAGCCAAAGTCATTCCCTTGTGCTTGGCTTAATGTTGCCTGGGTGTTCATTGTTTGCTttatccatttgtattttctgaaAGCCTTTTAAGACTTTCCttacatttgtgtttttctaGATGATCCTGACCCTGATGACGGATTTAATTACAAACAGATGATGGTTAGAGATGAGCGGAGGTTTAAGATGGCAGATCAGGATGGAGACCTCATTGCCACAAAGGAGGAGTTTACAGCCTTCCTGCACCCGGAGGAGTATGACTACATGAAAGACATAGTTGTGCAGGTGGGCAAGGCAGAGGCGTCCCCACAGCAGCCAGCCTCTCCTGCTGCTTACTCTGCTCTGTGTTGGTCGGTGGCCTGCTGTGCCCTCGCCTGGATGCAGACGCTAAGCAGCATCATGGCTGAGTGCTTTACGCTTATCATAGCACTGTCCGTCAGATAATGTACTTTTCCATTTCATTGGGGCTTCATGAAGTTAAGAATCAAAGATCATTTTCTGTCAAGTATCCTATGATTGGTGTTCAGAAGTCAAGTAATGACGTGATCCTCGGAAGTTCTCACAGAAGGCAGTTTACTGACAGTAGAGGCCTCTCCCTAATTAACCAAAGGACTCATAGTTAGGATAGACAGAAGCAGGAAAATTGCTAAGGTTTAACAGTTTTCTAAGTAGAAGAATatgagtttccttttctttctttcttcctttgttttgtttgggtttggggtttttagtttggttttgtttttcgagacagggtttctctgtgtagccttggctgtcctagactcgcattgtagaaaaggctggcctcgaactcaacatAGCTCCGCCTggctccccgagtgctgggattccaggtgtgcccGCTGCACctggcttgcttttgttttgtgtgcctttgtggctggctggctggctggcttggaGATGGGCTATCCCTCCATGTCTCTGGCCTGGATTTGCAGTGTGGGCTGGCGTGACCTTCTACTTGGGAATGAGCATGGCtcctctgatcctcctgtctggcCTCCCAGGCATCTGCgattacagctgtgtgctgtCTTCCATACACATATACTGTCTTCTAGACAGTTCAGTTAGAAACTAACACTCCTTCTACTCTCTCCTACTCAGGAAACAATGGAGGATATAGACAAGAATGGTGATGGCTTCATTGATCTAGAAGAATATATTGGTAAGACTCCTGTTTGCAGTGTCCTTGTAATCATGCCTAGAAACAGTTTACCTCACGGGTTAACTCTCAATACGCTGTTAAGCCAGAGTGACGGGACGACTAGTGGAACCTGAGCTGCAGGGACCTCAGTTTGGTTTCTGGCACCCACACTGGGTTATGTCTCAAAACTGCCCACAACTCTCACTCCAGAGAACCTGATGCCCTCGTTTGCCCTCCGTAGCTACctgcactcatgcatgcacagaccttcacaaagacacacatgcatgcatgcacacataaaaaagaaagcatatcaAAAAAAAAACTGACGGAAAAGCCAGGCGTGGTAATGCGGTCCTGGGATGTCAGCACTAGGCAGGAAgctgtaaaaacaaaaagaggaggCCTTGGCCAAGTCTGGAGTACGTGGAGCAGGAAGGACCAGGGCATGGGTGGCCAGGCAGCAGTGGCCTGCCCGTGCTGCACACGTTTTCTGTCTCAGCTCCCTCGAAGGCTCCCATTTCAGTTAGGGAGTTTATTTTGGCCACTTTCACTTTTAGTTGTCTCTGGGGGAGCAGGAGGGATGCTACAAATGAAACTTGAGAGGATTGGAaagagtttttatttgaagtttgtatgtatgtaatgcTGTATCCTAAGCACATCTGCTCCCTGCTCCTCTGTGACTTGTTTTTATCATCCTGAGAATAATTTTGCTAATTGCTTTATAATTAACCGATGTCTGTTACAAATGGCATTCTGTTTTGAaacatacttattttttttcctaatacacATTACACATCTTTTGTTATATTGAGAACAGGGTCTTACCGCCTTGAGTTTGTAACCATTTCAGTTGTTCTGTATCTGTTCCTGTTACTAATAATACCTTTTCAAATGAATAGTTTGTGgctattttctccctctctgcAGAGTTGTCTCTTGCCTTGCTGTGCAGAAGCCTTGTTGTGCATGACTTCATGTGGTGTCTGTGTTTTGGAGTCTTAGACAAGGCATCCTTGCCTGTACAGGTCTCTCCTGATCCTACAGTTAGAATTTTGTGTTTAGGTTTGATTTTGTCAGTCTTATATAGAGGGATATCCAGATTTCCAAGAACCATTTCTTGAAGACgttattctttctttattgaaAATCTTGTGGCCATAGATAcatagatttatttctgggttctcattcttatttttttttggggggggggggggggttgggttggttttccgagacagggcttgtttgtttgtttccctctctgtgtagcctcgcctgtcctgcactcactttcaaggctgaccttgaactcagagatccgcctgcctaagtgctgggatcacaggggtgTGCCACCTGGCCTGGCTGGTTTCTCGGTTCTGTTGTCCCCTACGTTTGTACTTGCTCGTAGTGTCTTCTCTAGtgggcttctgttttgtttttcagtctctGGTTATCACCTCGGGTATTAAAGCATTCCACCTGAAGGGGCGTCTTCAGGCCTGTTGCTGTCACTAAGCTGAGCTGGCCATGTTGCTCCTTCACTTGGATATTCGTTTATCACCGCTGCTACAGAAAGGATGAACAGTCACAGTTTTTTTGTGAAATGGTTGAGTTTCATCATGACGGTGTCTTGTTTTCTTGATACAAATTGACGTTTGCCAGGTTttctacatttaaattttaagtatTCTTGGTTTTGGCCTTTTGTTACTACAGTAAAAACTGAATTCCCCATTTAAAAGACTTCTGAAGCAGAGAAATTGAGGCTTCTTCCATTAAGTAACATCACTTGCAAGCACTGAGGCCAGATAAGGAGACGGAGGTCTCCTGTGTCCTGCAGATCCAGGAGCAGAGGAAACCCATTTTGAAGCTGCAAAGCAAGAGAGCTTGTGTCATTTTCTTTTGCAAGTCAGTAACTAGTGCAGGCTTTTGCAGCTGGAGTGCTGGGGTTGATGGACCTCAGATTCTGTCTCCAACAGTAGCGTCCAGTTTGTAGGCATGTACCAGTTTCTGCTGGCTAGGAAAGCCCTAAAGAAAGGTGAGGGAGCTTCTATCCAACCCTTACTCCCTGTCTGATCTGGCCCAGATCCtaatcattttttctttctgtctgtcagcACTTCCTTAAGAATCTGCATGATGTATTTATACTTCTAAGCTTTTTAAAGATAGTCTGAACCAAAAACTTAATTCCTTAGTCTTACTGGTGGattgaatactttttaaataaagtaaaatactttCCTCATCTTTTACTCATATATCTTTAAACTCTGCTTATATGGTATAGTTtagcttctgtttttgttcttggAAACAGGGCCTTGCTGTGCATCAAGGCCTCACACTGattctcctggctctgccttcagagtactAGGATTGTAGGTGTgctccaaagttgtcctctgatacgATGAGGCATCCTAACAttataaactgggtgtggtggcccctGCCTGTTatccagtacttaggaggctgaggcagggaactTGGTGAGGTTCAAATGCATCCGCTCTTAAAAAGTAATTCAAAAGTTTAAACTTGGAATAGATATTGGATGGTGACAGGACTGAGTTTATAAACTGGTAATGGCATCATGCTTATGTAAGAAAATGCCCTttgccgggcagtggtggcacacacctttaatcccagcacttaggagacagggtcaggaggatctctgaatttgaggccatcctactctacagtgtgagttccagaacagccagggctacacagagaagccctgtctcaaccaaaacaaaaaacttccatTTTTAGAGCTAAATTCAAAAGGAAGTAGAGGTAGGTGGGACCTAGCATTAACCCTAAAATAATCCCTGGGTGGGTTGTGTCCTAAATGAACATATGTGGCAAAAACTGGCAGCTGTTGAGTTTGATGATAGCTGAGTGATTCGGCTTTTGTGTATATTTGAAAGGTTTCATAATGAAAACAACAGTGGGAAATAGGATGCTGGTCTTGATGTCCAGAATACAGTGAACATTCAGTAAATGTCAGTGGCtttttccctctgcctcctgagtgctgggacggAGGATGTGGGCACCACATCCAGCTCATTGTTATTTCTGCATTCATTAGCTGTTAAAGGGAAAACAGTGATTTCAgttgtgtatgtatacatagagGCAAAATGTAAACTAcacatttttcctttattaaactggaaacatttatttttgtttgagtgTGCTGGTGCTGAAGGTGAAATCAGGGCTTTGGCATAGTAGGCAGGCTCTGCCACTCAGCTGTGCCCAACCCTCTATAATGTCTTAAATGCAGTATTGGTTGGCAGTGTGACCGCTCCTTGATCACAGTTGTTTAACTTTGTGGGGTGTTCATCCCATTTACCAGCCACAAAATGGACAGGAAACAGTGTGACCGCTCCTTGATCACAGTTGTTTAACTTTGTGGGGTGTTCATCCCGTTTGCCAGTCACAAAATGGACAGGAAACAGTATGACCGCTCCTTGATCACAGGTGTTTAACTTTGTGGGGTGTTCATCCCGTTTGCCAGTCACAAAATGGACAGGAAACAGTGTGGCCGCTCCTTGATCACAGGTGTTTAACTTTGTGGGGTGTTCATCCCGTTTGCCAGTCACAAAATGGACAGGAAACAGTGTTGTCTTGAATAGAAACACAAGCCACTCTCTACTATTtggattttatctgtttttactttttgcaaacttgtgtttttcctttattcattttatcttgAATGTTTTAATTATCTTGACATAATTACTTTCAAGTGTATTATGTGTTTAGATTGAAATATCAGAAGGCTTGTTTTCCAGAGTAAAACTTAGTCTTAAGTGTCTCACAGATGAAATTGCTCTCAAAATATAAAGACAGAGCTGAATAACTGGACAGGTGGTCACAGCCCtggaagactgaagcaggaaaCTTTAGTTTGAGGCCTTTAgtttaagaccctgtctcaaaaccaggAACAAAATGGCACCTACTGTATGCGTGTTACTTTCatgtaaaacaaatttaaattttttcaagtATCTTTCTATTTGTAAATGACAGTTGTATGTCACTACCCTgagtagatggctcagtggttaaagctgctcttgcagaggacccaaatttggttcccagaacccacttagGACAGCTCACCACTTAGCTCCAGAGAACTGGATACTGAAGTCTGTAAGctatacattctctctctctctctctctctctctcacacacacacacacacacacacacaatttcaaatagaatctttttttttttttaagaagagaaagTACTGAAGCCTTTGTGACAGCCGTGCTGCTTTGTTCTCCCAGCTTTTTAGTTACATGCCAAAATTTGTGGTATGATTCATCATCAGAATTGTTTTTAATGATCTCATGGCTAAAATTCCAAGTCTTGgttttggtggggttttttttgttgtttttgtttttttacacatAAAAAATTAGAAACCTCTTGCCATGTGAAAGCATTTATTACCACTTCCTGGCCATCTGCTTTCTCAAGACCAACACCAATGTTTGTAACTCATCTCTAGAGCTTCGTACACTTGATTACATTTCATTACaggtgaggaaagaggaaagggggacGCTGGGCAGAGGCCTTAGGAGCCATGCCACATTCTTAGAcagttaagtttttaaaaatataaatgtggaGTTAAGAATTGGGAATTTGATTCTTTCGTGACTGTCCTTTCTCAGTGTACTCTTGAGTGTGCCCATCTTTGCTTGTTGTGACCGAGGACCACTGGCACAGTGCACTTATGTAGGTGTTAGCTAGCCAGGAAGTTTCCTTGAGAATTTAGAACTTTACCTCCTTAAACGGTGGTCCAGTATAATTAACACTTGGGGTGAAATGCAGTGCAGTAAGCAAGGGGGTCTCAGTTGGTATtagcttgtttatattttattttgagacaagttctcatgtagcccaaggtagccttgaactcccacCTCAGCCTTCCCACGTGCTGAGCTTAATATACATGCAGCACCCATTTCCCCTTCACCTCCTTATTTTTGCTTGAAAAGACACAAACTCTTCACTTTCCTGCTGCTCAGTCAGCAGCTGGAAATGCAGTTGTTGAAAGATCAGCAGTTAATCCACAAGACAAACACCGTGCTTCCTAATGTCTCTCCAGCCTAAGAGCTGTGTGGCTGCTGCTGGCTGCCAAGAAGGGCCAAGGCAGGCCAGCCGAGGCAGCCGTGGGAACAGGCTGATTCTTCTGTTGTCATACGTCTGCACACAGGTGACATGTACAGCCATGATGGAAATGCTGATGAGCCAGAGTGGGTGAAGACAGAGCGAGAGCAGTTTGTTGAGTTTCGAGATAAGAACCGCGATGGGAAGATGGACAAGGAGGAGACCAAGGACTGGATCCTCCCTTCCGACTATGACCatgcagaggcagaagccaggcATCTGGTCTATGAGTCAGACCAGAACAAGGTACGTCACTCCAGGCTCGAGCAGTCTGGCGATGCCCAGAGTCTTTCTAGGGACTTCTGACTCTCCTTTGAAATAGAATCTCCTGTAGCCCACACTAGCCTTGAACAGCCTTTCTGTCCAGCTTTCCTAGTGCAgggctcaaacccaggacctcgatgctaggcaagcaccttACCACCAAACTATAGTCCTACTCACTAGTGACTTGACTGCTGAGAACAGATGCcagtgtgtgcgcgtgtgtatgAAGGAGGGACAGTGGATGATGTGTTCACGTGTGGAGGGAACTGGAACCGCTAGTTACTAACGACAGTCTCAAGATGTTGCTAGTTTAGGGCAGTCTTTTTGAATTTGGAATGGCAAGGAGGTATGTCACTGTTGTCCGCTCTGTTTCCAGGATGGCAAGCTCACCAAGGAGGAGATTGTCGACAAGTATGATTTGTTTGTGGGCAGCCAGGCCACAGATTTCGGGGAGGCCTTAGTACGGCACGATGAGTTCTGAGCTGCAGACAGAGGAGCCTCCGTTTCttccaaataatttatttttacagcTCTGGTTCACATGAAATTGTTTGCGCTACTGAGACTGTTATTACAAACTTTTTTAAGACGTGAAAAGGCATATTGAGATAATGAAAATCATCCCGTCCCcattcctgtcccctctgaggaCCGGAGGGACCCGTGCATCTAAAGAACACCTGAGTAGGACACCTGTGTGTGTAGGTTACACTTTGTCTAGTGCATAACctggtgtgtttatttttatattgttctCTAGTTGGGAGTGTAAATGAAGGATGAAGCTCCTCCGCCCACGCCTGTAGGCAGACATTAGCCTTTACTCTTTCTCAACCCCTTACcacatatttttttataattctcacttaactaattttttaaaagcctgAGATCAATAAGAAATGttcagaagaggaaagaaaggaaaatcatGAGCTCCATGACTTATGTTTAGAGATGATGCTTTTTCTGATCTGATGGAAGTCTCGGTTCACACGCAGCTGTTCGGTTGCCACAGGCCCAGCCCCCGAGCCTGCCATCACCCGGGCAAAGGGTGGACCCTGTGCTGTAACGAGGCTTGACGCAACCTGACTTCATCCTTCCCCCTTTAGGACTGGCTGTTTGCTAATTCTGTCAAGCACAGCTGCGGTGGGAGAATTAGGGCCACTGTGTTAAAGTCAATCAAGATGCGTGTGTGATCTCTTCTGAGGGCTATTTCCAGCTCTTCGCAGAGCTTTTCCATCTAGAAACAGCTGGGAAACGAAAGGAAAAAACTGTGCAGGACATGCATTTTACTCCTATTGTGCGCCTTTCGAAGTCACTGTAGTCCCGCCACGCCTTCCGAAGAATTAATCTTGGTTTTTACTGCTGTTAAAATTGACTCTTTTTCCAGTCATGCCATTGAAAGTGCCTTGAACAGGAAAATTGACCGTTGAATGGAAATTCGATTATGAAACCATAAGGTCAATGATTTGGGCACCTCACATGGAAGCATTTACCCTGATCCAGGGggatccctcccttccttttctctggtGGACAGCAGATACATCGCAGTGTTAGTTACAGGCTTGGTTGCAGTGTTCTTACCCTGTGGGCTGGTTTCTAAAAGCCTCCTTGCTGCTGATTGACCAGGGATCCTCATACCTCAGAATGCAGACCACTCTCCACCAGGCCTCTGCTTGAGCTGTGACTCAAGGACAGAAGGACCTACAGAGGGGCGCTTTGGTTTGAGGACCACTGCTCACCCTTCCTGTCTTTAACCCATTTTATCATCTATCCCCTTTTCTCTCTGACATAAAAAGGTGGGTAGGAGGGTCATGGGTCATCAGGTTGCcatccttatttaaaaaaaaaaaatgttgctagCTCCATTTACCCACATTTTAGACTCTTGCTGATGGGCCTCCTAAGAATTATTGTACTCCAAGTCTTTAACCCTCAGGTTACTAAGATAAATATATGTCTGTATAATCTGTATTATTTCCTATATCTCTGAATACTACATTCAGGCGGTGCTGGCTGATGGTCACATCTGAACCTGGACCTACCCTCTGGTCTTCCACAGTCCCGCTGGGTGGGCAGCTTGGTGTGGTAAAGAGCCGTTTTAACCGCAGTGACGGAGTAGTGACcatcctctgccttccagagcctCCACTCTGTTGCTAAGGAGACCAGAGGTGTTACTGCCACCAGCCCTGGCTGAGGACGGCCGCACCACACCCTGTGTGGCAAGAGGCCCTCCAGCCAGCTCGTCAGGTGCACAGAGCCTGCACTGGCAGAAAGTCACAGACTCAAGCCCAGGCCGAGCGTGCTAGGATGGCGTATTCCGGACAGGGCGCTCAGCGGCACGAAGTGTGCTCTCATCTCCGCGAGCCCCACACAGTGTTGGGGTTTGGGTTTCTGGTTTAAATCAAGTCTGAGGCAGTGAGCAATGGCTGCACGTCCATAGGGTATGCTCTGTGAATGTTAAGCTCTCTTGAATTTGAGTATTGGTTCTTTTTTTATAGAGTGTAAACCAAGTTTCATATTCTGTAATGCAAACAGGTACCTATCTGTTTCTGAATAAAACTGTTTACATTcatcagaggtgtgtgtgtgttgattctCTTAGAAATATGATTGTGTTCActgccagccaaggctatgtagttagaccctgtctcaagaaaccaagaaggggctggagagatggctcagcagttaagagcactgctcttccagaagacctggggtcaatttctgacaccctcacaaaaacgcatacaggcagaacaccagtgcacatgaagtaaaaataaatcattagaaaccacaaaggaaggaaggaatgggattGTAGCTTAGAACTCTGTGTTGTACAATGTCGCAGAAAAGGGTTTTTTGCAGGCCTACCATGTCTCCCAGCCTGAGAGGAAGCATTGCCTTCTTCCTCGCGCTCAGTCCTTTTCTGCTCCTGAGGTTTCTGGTTTCTTCTCGCAGCTACGACTTGCCTGCTTTCCAGTGCCTGATACTGACCCAGCCTTTCTCGGCTATAACTGAACACACATGTATCTTAGTTTTCATTCCAAAGGCGCTCTGCTCATTTCCCAGGAGCAGCAGGTGTAGGGAGAGTGGAATAATTATGTTTTTCCCACTTGGGTTTGATTTATAAATGGTACTGAAACATGCAAATCCATTTTGAGGACATCGGGGATTAAACTGCTAACTTTAATCAGTGCATAGCTTTAAATGGATACATCCGTTCAGCCAGGCGGAGGGGAGAACACCCGGAATGGTGCTTGCTGGTTGAGGGAGCTGGGGCTGCAGCAACTGAGAGACTTGTTGGAGTTCACTGTGGCTATTTGGTGCCCTTTCCTCCCACTGCCCATGTCAGCCATATTCTGACACAGGGTCTGTCATCTTGGCTCCCCAGcgagggaagaaaaaaggacaGGAAAGTGTCGCTCACGTTCTGAGAAAACAGCCTTCTCTTTCAGCCCTCCCGGGGAGAAGGTGCCACCTAGGAGAAGCTGGGACTGTTGAAATGGCCTTTGTGGCCTTGCTGACAGGAAGATGAAACTTACGACGCCCCAGAATTCCATCGGTCCCCTTCCCATCTTCCCTGCATTGTTAGTGGTTAGGATCTTATTGGAGAATGCGGAAATTTAAACCTGCAGTTCTGTTTGCTGGCAAGAGGCTGATTGAGGGTCCTTAGTGCGGGCCAACTCTGCTAGTAGAGACGGCGGAAACTTCGGTTCTCTGGGAGCCAGCCGTGTCTGCGTCATCTGTCATGGGCTTCCTGCACACCATCTCCAGAATGCAAGCCCGGAACTGGAAGGAAGAGTTGGTGTCATCCTTACTCTGGAAACCCCTTACACCCCACCTTGCATTAAGAATAGTGCTGTACACCTTTTAACTccagcagttcaaggccagcctagtttctGTAAGTGTTTCAGGATACCTAGGGCTACATAGTTTAaccctcctttaaaaaaaaaaaaagaaaagtcttctGGCTTTAGTTCATGTTGATGTTACTGCTTTCCAGCAAGACAGAACCTAAGGGTAGGGGTGTATAGAGTCTGTGACAGAGTCTGCCTGGCCTGTGAAGGGCCCGTGTTCAGTCCCCAGTCCCCATTCCAGCCCGCCTTGGAACAATGGAGCTCTGGCCTCCCTGTTCTAGTGCTCTAGGAGCTGCACTCTCCCCTCGTGTGCCCACTAAGAGCAGCCTGGCGTGCTTGGCTGTTTCTGTGGTTTGCCTCTTCTAGAAGCCCTGTGTGGAGACCAGGGTTCTGAGTTAGACGTCGCCAGCAGAGGAAGAGCCAGGGTCTAATAGTCTCGGACCTCGTGGGAATGTAGACAGCTTTACCTGCTTATTCATGAAGCAGTAGATGATGGGATTGTAGACACACGAACTCTTGGAGAAGAAGGCAGGGATGGTGACGAGCCGCAAGTCCAGCCCGTGGTTCCGGTTGTTGACCATGTACATGGCCAGGGCGGCGTAGGGCACATAGCACAGACAGAAGGaccccaccatcaccaccaccatgcGGCTGACCTCCCGCTCAGCCTTCTGGGTGGAAGCTGACTCTTGCTGCTGAGCCGCCACCTGGAGTTGAGCACGAGGATGAGGTTCCTCTCCTGGCCTCGGCTGACAGAGCCTGGACCCTCTGGGAGACTCGCTGGCTCTGCTGCCTGAGCTTTGCTTCTCTCCTGGGAATGGCCCAGTCCTTGAGCTTTGCTTCTCTCCTGGCCTTTTCACTCCTTCCCCCACGGCCTCTTATGCTGGGAATGGCCCAGTCCTTGAGCTTTGCTTCTCTCCTGGCCTTTTCACTCCTTCCCCCACGGCCTCTTGTGCTGGGAATGGCCCAGCCCTTCACCCCTGTGCCCCACCTCTGAGTTGTAACCGCACAGTGTTTCATTCTGTTTCATGCGCCCCTTCCCCTCTCTCGCTCCTATCTCCTGATATGCTGATTTGACCATAGATATCCTAGAGTGGACACACCCCATCCCCCGGAGCCTCCTCGCTTACTCCTACCTGACCCTGTCAGAAGCTACTCACAGCTCTGAGGGTCCTCAGCAGCTGCAAGTAGGAGAAGCAGATGAGAGAGAGGGGTACGatgaagcagaagaggaagaggaaccagGTGTAGTACTCGCTTCGGTACTTGGTCCCCACAGTGTACCAGTCCGGGCCGCAGGAGCACTGCAGGCCCTCAGGGATGAACCTGGAAAGGCCCACGGGCTCAGTCTG
This Meriones unguiculatus strain TT.TT164.6M chromosome 21, Bangor_MerUng_6.1, whole genome shotgun sequence DNA region includes the following protein-coding sequences:
- the Calu gene encoding calumenin isoform X1 translates to MDLRQFLMCLSLCTAFALSKPTEKKDRVRHEPQLSDKVHDDAQNFDYDHDAFLGAEEAKTFDQLTPEESKERLGKIVSKIDGDKDGFVTVDELKGWIKFAQKRWIHEDVERQWKGHDLNEDGLVSWEEYKNATYGYVLDDPDPDDGFNYKQMMVRDERRFKMADQDGDLIATKEEFTAFLHPEEYDYMKDIVVQETMEDIDKNGDGFIDLEEYIGDMYSHDGNADEPEWVKTEREQFVEFRDKNRDGKMDKEETKDWILPSDYDHAEAEARHLVYESDQNKDGKLTKEEIVDKYDLFVGSQATDFGEALVRHDEF
- the Calu gene encoding calumenin isoform X2; the encoded protein is MDLRQFLMCLSLCTAFALSKPTEKKDRVRHEPQLSDKVHDDAQNFDYDHDAFLGAEEAKTFDQLTPEESKERLGMIVDKIDADKDGFVTEGELKSWIKHAQKKYIYDNVENQWQEFDMNQDGLISWEEYRNVTYGSYLDDPDPDDGFNYKQMMVRDERRFKMADQDGDLIATKEEFTAFLHPEEYDYMKDIVVQETMEDIDKNGDGFIDLEEYIGDMYSHDGNADEPEWVKTEREQFVEFRDKNRDGKMDKEETKDWILPSDYDHAEAEARHLVYESDQNKDGKLTKEEIVDKYDLFVGSQATDFGEALVRHDEF
- the Opn1sw gene encoding short-wave-sensitive opsin 1, which gives rise to MSGEDDFYLFQNISSVGPWDGPQYHIAPAWAFHLQAAFMGLVFFVGTPLNAIVLVATLRYKKLRQPLNYILVNISLGGFLFCTFSVFTVFIASCHGYFLFGRHVCAVEAFLGSVAGLVTGWSLAFLAFERYIVICKPFGNIRFNSQHALIVVLMTWIIGIGVSIPPFFGWSRFIPEGLQCSCGPDWYTVGTKYRSEYYTWFLFLFCFIVPLSLICFSYLQLLRTLRAVAAQQQESASTQKAEREVSRMVVVMVGSFCLCYVPYAALAMYMVNNRNHGLDLRLVTIPAFFSKSSCVYNPIIYCFMNKQFRACILEMVCRKPMTDDADTAGSQRTEVSAVSTSRVGPH